A genome region from Triticum aestivum cultivar Chinese Spring chromosome 2B, IWGSC CS RefSeq v2.1, whole genome shotgun sequence includes the following:
- the LOC123043176 gene encoding disease resistance protein RGA5, which produces MSMDRATGAMGSLLSKLLELLNEEYNLQKGVKEGVRSLEEEMRSMQAVLQVVGEVPRDQLDVQVKLWAGEVRELSFDMEDVVDKFLVHVDDDSESAANSNKLTQLTEKFAGLFTKGKGRHGISVAIKVINKQVQEVAKRRARYNVDNIVIRPAVVSPDPRLWAVYTEVTELVGIARKREELMKLLSVRDMSKKKMKILSIVGFVGLGKTTLVKKVYDKIKGDFDCSAFVCSGPKADPKKVLMDILVHLGVYENQLTLLDEKCLINKLRESLENKRYLIVIDDIWDETLWRVVNCAFSNSNNLGSRIITTTRIISVSKLCSSSANDSVYQMQPLNDDDSESLFYKRIFPHESGCPYGLEEASIAILNKCGGVPLAILTAASLLASNQQIKTKDQWHVLLQSIGHGLTEDPHTNEMLRIVSFSYFDLPSYLKTCLLYLSMFLDDQEIGKDRLIWMWIAESFVQYQTAKSSLFEIGETYFNELVNRSLIQPVYDYRGIVCACRVHAIVLDLICGLSSEENFATMLNGTGDMMYCPTTIRRLSLQNARKEEHQTTRIRSMSMSQLRSVVTSEPAIGVMPPFSSFAVLRVLDLTGCDVSRHNHLNLRELGRLLHLRYLGLSTTGISDVPEEVGKLQFLQVLDLRQNLGIKELPSSVTQLRRLMCLLVDCCCKLPDGFGNLTSMEVLQEICGDSRNVVEELGNMERLRKLNIWFNGLSLKLEVALVESLVKLSKIQSVEVGIRSDDLESMYLLGERWVPPRSLREFSIIGSAKFSRLPAWIRRNPLRLSVLSQLNIFVEELRQEDMGLLAWLPALCILELWTLHQRLLVVAADGFCCLTYLTLFSDSPGQVVFQPGALPRAEQVALRIGLRVAKEEAARNSGDWFDLGMGSLPSLRNVDVEFDYLGMTVREAKQAEAALENALRAHSNCPTFRILPEIPEGAHDDDVYIEDDGSE; this is translated from the exons ATGTCCATGGATCGGGCAACGGGCGCCATGGGCTCCCTGCTCTCCAAGCTACTCGAGCTCCTCAACGAGGAGTACAATCTGCAGAAGGGCGTCAAGGAAGGCGTTAGATCTCTTGAGGAAGAGATGAGGagcatgcaagctgtcctccaagtGGTGGGAGAGGTGCCGCGGGACCAGCTCGATGTCCAGGTCAAGCTCTGGGCAGGGGAGGTCAGGGAGCTCTCCTTCGACATGGAGGACGTCGTCGACAAGTTCTTGGTGCATGTCGATGACGACTCTGAGTCTGCAGCCAATTCGAATAAGCTCACACAGCTCACCGAGAAGTTTGCAGGCTTGTTCACTAAAGGGAAGGGTCGCCATGGGATCTCCGTTGCGATCAAGGTCATCAATAAGCAAGTCCAAGAGGTTGCTAAAAGGCGTGCAAGGTACAATGTCGACAATATTGTCATCAGGCCTGCAGTTGTGTCACCTGATCCTCGCCTTTGGGCTGTCTACACGGAAGTGACAGAGCTTGTTGGTATTGCTAGAAAAAGGGAAGAGCTGATGAAGTTGCTCTCGGTGAGGGACATGTCCAAGAAAAAGATGAAGATTCTCTCCATTGTCGGTTTTGTGGGGTTAGGCAAGACCACTCTTGTCAAAAAGGTATATGACAAGATCAAAGGAGATTTCGATTGCAGTGCTTTTGTTTGTAGCGGTCCAAAGGCTGACCCAAAGAAGGTTTTGATGGACAtccttgtgcatcttggtgtataTGAAAATCAGCTCACCCTATTGGATGAAAAATGCCTCATTAACAAACTCCGTGAAAGTCTAGAGAACAAGAG GTACCTCATTGTAATTGATGATATATGGGATGAAACATTGTGGAGAGTCGTCAACTGTGCATTCTCTAATAGTAACAATTTAGGCAGTCGGATAATCACGACAACTCGTATAATCAGTGTATCTAAATTATGTTCCTCGTCTGCAAATGATTCAGTCTATCAAATGCAACCTCTTAATGATGATGATTCAGAAAGTCTCTTCTATAAAAGGATTTTTCCTCACGAGAGTGGTTGTCCTTATGGACTTGAGGAGGCGTCCATAGCTATACTGAATAAATGTGGTGGGGTGCCATTAGCCATCCTTACTGCAGCGAGTCTTTTGGCTAGTAATCAGCAAATAAAAACGAAGGATCAGTGGCATGTTTTGCTACAGTCTATTGGTCATGGACTTACCGAAGACCCTCATACAAATGAGATGCTGAGGATAGTATCGTTTAGCTATTTTGACCTTCCTTCTTATCTGAAGACATGTTTACTATATCTAAGCATGTTTCTGGATGATCAAGAGATTGGCAAAGATCGATTGATATGGATGTGGATTGCCGAAAGTTTTGTCCAATACCAAACAGCAAAAAGTAGTCTCTTTGAGATTGGAGAAACTTACTTCAATGAGCTAGTGAACAGGAGCCTGATCCAGCCGGTATATGATTATCGTGGCATTGTATGTGCCTGTCGTGTACACGCAATTGTGCTTGATCTGATTTGCGGCTTGTCAAGTGAAGAGAACTTTGCTACTATGTTGAACGGTACTGGTGATATGATGTATTGTCCGACCACGATACGCAGGTTGTCCCTCCAGAATGCAAGAAAAGAAGAACATCAAACCACTCGTATCAGATCTATGAGCATGTCCCAGTTGAGGTCCGTTGTTACATCTGAACCTGCTATTGGTGTAATGCCGCCTTTCTCGAGCTTTGCTGTTTTGCGTGTATTAGATTTGACTGGATGTGATGTTAGTCGTCATAATCATCTTAACCTTAGGGAGTTGGGGAGGTTACTTCACCTGAGGTACCTAGGTCTGTCCACAACAGGAATTTCTGATGTCCCGGAAGAAGTTGGAAAGTTACAGTTTTTGCAGGTGCTGGATTTGAGGCAAAATTTGGGTATAAAAGAACTGCCATCGTCTGTTACTCAACTGAGAAGATTGATGTGCCTACTTGTTGACTGTTGCTGCAAGCTTCCAGATGGGTTTGGAAACCTGACATCAATGGAAGTGCTACAAGAGATCTGTGGTGACTCTCGGAACGTTGTGGAAGAGCTGGGTAACATGGAAAGGTTGAGGAAACTCAATATTTGGTTTAATGGTTTGAGCTTGAAGCTGGAGGTAGCTTTGGTGGAGTCACTAGTGAAACTGTCCAAGATCCAGAGTGTTGAAGTTGGGATCCGTAGTGATGATCTTGAATCCATGTATCTTTTGGGGGAACGCTGGGTGCCCCCTCGAAGTCTCCGGGAATTTAGCATAATCGGATCTGCCAAATTCTCTAGGCTTCCGGCATGGATAAGGAGGAATCCTTTGCGTCTGTCGGTTCTCTCCCAGTTAAATATCTTTGTCGAGGAACTAAGGCAGGAGGACATGGGATTGCTTGCATGGTTACCAGCTCTCTGTATTCTGGAGTTATGGACCCTCCACCAAAGGCTGCTAGTCGTTGCTGCCGATGGGTTCTGCTGTTTGACATATCTCACCCTGTTTTCGGATTCGCCGGGCCAAGTTGTGTTCCAGCCAGGAGCTTTGCCCAGGGCTGAACAAGTTGCGCTCCGTATCGGTTTGCGAGTTGCAAAAGAGGAAGCTGCTCGCAATAGTGGTGATTGGTTTGACCTTGGTATGGGGAGCCTGCCGTCGCTGCGGAACGTCGATGTCGAATTCGACTATTTGGGAATGACGGTCAGGGAGGCCAAGCAAGCAGAGGCAGCACTGGAGAACGCTCTCCGTGCCCATTCTAACTGTCCCACCTTTCGTATACTCCCAGAGATACCAGAAG GCGCTCATGATGATGACGTCTACATTGAGGACGACGGGTCAGAGTGA